One genomic region from Chthonomonas calidirosea T49 encodes:
- a CDS encoding creatininase family protein produces the protein MQLGEKSWPEAHELADKVVVLPLGSFEQHGHHLPLLTDTLICTEIARRAEAALGDAVLFLPVLWVGASDHHRAFPGTISVSNELYVALLCDMIESLIGSGFRKIFLLNAHGGNITPGRMAIYRAQMRHKDLTDLWIALGTWWTLAADAVAAVPELQQLVVSHACEQETSMILCLRPELVRRELATGANIPFESAFYCPDFSSPSRVDVPRAFDQLSQTGAFGHPELATQEKGEALFQAVAEQVVSFLREFATWPSLTPQ, from the coding sequence ATGCAGCTTGGCGAAAAGAGTTGGCCCGAAGCCCATGAGCTGGCCGATAAGGTGGTTGTGTTGCCCCTTGGTTCTTTCGAACAGCATGGGCACCATCTCCCTTTGCTTACCGATACGCTCATCTGCACCGAAATTGCTCGCCGCGCCGAAGCCGCCCTTGGCGATGCGGTTCTTTTTCTACCAGTGCTCTGGGTGGGCGCTTCCGATCATCATCGCGCCTTTCCGGGCACCATTAGCGTCAGCAACGAACTCTACGTCGCTCTCCTCTGCGATATGATCGAAAGCCTTATCGGATCGGGCTTCCGAAAGATCTTTCTCCTCAATGCCCATGGAGGCAACATCACACCGGGACGCATGGCCATCTATCGCGCTCAGATGCGACATAAGGACCTCACCGATCTGTGGATCGCCCTAGGAACCTGGTGGACGCTCGCTGCCGACGCGGTTGCGGCTGTGCCAGAGCTCCAGCAACTTGTGGTGAGCCATGCCTGTGAACAAGAGACCAGCATGATCCTTTGCCTTCGTCCCGAACTGGTACGTCGTGAGCTCGCCACCGGTGCCAACATCCCTTTTGAATCGGCCTTCTATTGCCCAGATTTCTCAAGCCCTAGCCGCGTGGATGTGCCTCGTGCTTTCGACCAACTGAGCCAAACCGGTGCCTTTGGTCACCCGGAATTGGCTACCCAAGAAAAGGGTGAGGCGCTCTTTCAGGCCGTCGCCGAACAGGTGGTCAGCTTTCTACGCGAATTCGCAACCTGGCCCTCTCTAACACCTCAATGA